The proteins below are encoded in one region of Brevundimonas fontaquae:
- a CDS encoding organic hydroperoxide resistance protein: MEVLYRAQSTASGGGREDGRSATDDGKIDVKLSTPTEMGGKGGDGTNPEQLFATGYAACYLGALRLVSGKAGTPVSPDTKVTAGVGFGKNTKGEGFNLDVDLTVTDHGLDQAVIDDLIEKAHQVCPYSNATRNNVDVRLEAK, encoded by the coding sequence ATGGAAGTTCTGTATCGCGCCCAATCGACGGCGTCGGGCGGAGGCCGTGAAGACGGTCGTTCGGCCACCGATGACGGCAAGATCGACGTCAAACTGTCGACGCCAACCGAGATGGGCGGCAAGGGCGGCGACGGCACCAACCCCGAGCAGCTCTTCGCCACCGGATACGCCGCCTGCTACCTCGGCGCCCTGCGTCTGGTCAGCGGCAAGGCCGGCACGCCCGTCAGCCCCGACACCAAGGTCACCGCTGGCGTCGGCTTCGGCAAGAACACCAAGGGTGAAGGCTTCAACCTGGATGTCGACCTGACCGTGACCGACCACGGCCTGGACCAGGCCGTCATCGACGACCTGATCGAGAAGGCGCACCAGGTCTGCCCCTACTCCAACGCCACGCGCAATAACGTCGATGTTCGGCTGGAAGCCAAGTAA
- a CDS encoding penicillin-binding protein 1A, whose protein sequence is MKIAERWFVWAGMVLLGGIALAGLVVAVYAAWLFHDLPDASELADYRPPTATRVYAGDGTLIGEFSDERRIYVSYDQIPQPVIHAFLAAEDRNFFQHGGIDVGGIGRASLKNVFNLASGRRLEGGSTITQQVAKNVLLTNESSLNRKLKEAILANRLEATLSKEQILELYLNEIFLGYRSFGIASAAYNYFGKSLAQLTPDEAAFLASLPKGPNNYHPKRHPGAAKGRRDWVLGEMEQSGWLTPEQLVEARAKPLVTRDAPQRSDYKDADFFVEEARRQAAANPQFGEQLRAGGFYMRTTLDPTLQTAARRALMQGLENYDRRHGWRGGWGTTDFADGWQAVALKEQAPPERRSWQAAAIESVSGNTVRIRTARDDKSGTLLASDAAWANANRQLKRGELIFVEPQGGQFGLKQVPRVNGALVAIEPQSGRVLAMVGGYSYALSSFNRATQAKRQPGSAFKPFVYATALEGDFTPASIVLDAPISFAGGPNGQRWTPENYSRQYYGPQTLRRGLELSRNVMTVRLAQSVGMKKIVEQADRMGLPGMTPNLSVSLGAGEVTPLDITAAYSAFANGGRRVTPYLIDYVQDRDGETIFRADNRSCRECGRGFSGQESPRLQQRGTQVIDPITAYQMSSMLEGVVQRGTAASARGLGPWVAGKTGTTNEYRSAWFVGFTTDIVVGVFIGFDDNRSLGSGEAGASAAVPVFTEFMQTALKERPARPFVRPKNAIFRTVNGIEEAFRPGTERQAPPPRPTGPARPVGPQNYYDVIRREQEAATGAPASSPAPTAPPPPKKAPAEDLSGLY, encoded by the coding sequence GTGAAGATTGCCGAACGCTGGTTCGTGTGGGCGGGCATGGTTCTGCTGGGCGGCATCGCCCTGGCGGGGTTGGTCGTCGCCGTCTATGCGGCGTGGCTGTTCCACGACCTGCCCGATGCCTCGGAGCTGGCGGACTATCGCCCGCCGACCGCGACGCGCGTCTATGCCGGCGACGGCACCCTGATCGGCGAGTTTTCGGACGAGCGCCGAATCTATGTCTCCTACGACCAGATTCCCCAGCCGGTGATCCACGCCTTCCTGGCAGCCGAAGATCGCAACTTCTTCCAGCATGGCGGCATCGATGTGGGCGGCATCGGCCGCGCGTCGCTGAAGAACGTCTTCAATCTGGCGTCGGGACGCCGGCTGGAAGGCGGCTCGACCATCACCCAGCAGGTGGCCAAGAACGTCCTGCTGACCAACGAATCCAGCCTGAACCGCAAGCTGAAGGAAGCCATCCTGGCCAATCGCTTGGAGGCGACCCTGTCCAAGGAACAGATCCTCGAGCTGTATCTGAACGAGATTTTCCTGGGCTATCGCTCGTTCGGCATCGCTTCGGCGGCCTACAACTATTTCGGCAAGTCGCTGGCGCAGCTGACGCCCGACGAAGCCGCCTTCCTGGCGTCCCTGCCCAAGGGGCCGAACAACTATCACCCCAAGCGTCACCCCGGCGCGGCCAAGGGCCGTCGTGACTGGGTGCTGGGCGAGATGGAGCAGAGCGGCTGGCTGACGCCTGAACAACTGGTCGAGGCCCGCGCCAAGCCTCTGGTCACGCGCGATGCGCCGCAACGGTCGGATTACAAGGACGCCGACTTCTTCGTCGAGGAGGCGCGCCGCCAGGCCGCAGCCAATCCCCAGTTCGGCGAGCAGCTGCGCGCCGGCGGCTTCTATATGCGCACGACCCTGGACCCGACGCTGCAGACGGCGGCGCGCCGGGCCCTGATGCAGGGGCTTGAGAACTACGACCGTCGTCACGGCTGGCGCGGCGGGTGGGGCACGACCGATTTCGCCGACGGCTGGCAGGCGGTCGCGCTGAAGGAACAGGCGCCGCCCGAGCGCCGCAGCTGGCAGGCCGCCGCCATCGAAAGCGTCAGCGGCAACACGGTCCGCATCCGCACCGCCCGTGACGACAAGTCCGGCACGCTGCTGGCGTCGGACGCGGCCTGGGCCAACGCCAATCGTCAGCTGAAACGCGGCGAACTGATCTTCGTGGAGCCGCAGGGCGGCCAGTTCGGCCTGAAGCAGGTGCCGCGCGTCAACGGGGCGCTGGTCGCCATTGAGCCGCAGTCGGGCCGCGTGCTGGCGATGGTCGGCGGCTATTCCTATGCGCTGTCCAGCTTCAACCGGGCGACCCAGGCCAAGCGCCAGCCGGGTTCGGCGTTCAAACCATTCGTTTACGCCACGGCTCTTGAGGGCGACTTCACCCCGGCGTCGATCGTGCTGGATGCGCCGATCAGCTTCGCCGGAGGGCCGAACGGTCAGCGCTGGACGCCGGAGAACTACAGCCGCCAATACTATGGGCCGCAGACGCTGCGGCGCGGGCTGGAGCTGTCGCGCAACGTCATGACGGTGCGGCTGGCCCAGTCGGTCGGCATGAAGAAGATCGTGGAGCAGGCGGATCGGATGGGGCTGCCCGGCATGACGCCGAACCTGTCGGTCTCGCTGGGCGCCGGCGAGGTCACGCCTCTGGACATCACGGCCGCCTATTCCGCCTTCGCCAACGGTGGGCGGCGGGTGACGCCCTATCTGATCGACTATGTTCAGGACCGCGACGGCGAGACCATCTTCCGCGCCGACAATCGCAGTTGCCGCGAATGCGGACGAGGTTTCTCGGGCCAGGAGTCGCCGCGCCTGCAGCAGCGCGGAACGCAGGTCATCGACCCGATCACCGCCTATCAGATGAGCTCCATGCTGGAAGGTGTCGTTCAACGCGGCACAGCCGCCAGCGCGCGCGGCCTGGGCCCCTGGGTCGCCGGCAAGACCGGCACGACGAATGAATATCGCTCGGCCTGGTTCGTGGGCTTCACCACTGACATCGTCGTCGGCGTCTTCATCGGCTTTGACGACAACCGCTCTCTGGGATCCGGAGAAGCCGGCGCCTCGGCCGCCGTGCCGGTCTTCACGGAGTTCATGCAGACGGCGTTGAAGGAAAGACCGGCTCGCCCGTTCGTCCGGCCCAAGAACGCCATTTTCCGGACCGTCAACGGCATCGAGGAGGCCTTCCGCCCCGGCACCGAGCGCCAGGCGCCGCCGCCGCGGCCGACAGGCCCCGCGCGGCCCGTCGGACCGCAGAACTACTATGACGTGATCCGCCGCGAGCAGGAGGCCGCCACCGGCGCGCCCGCCTCGTCGCCCGCGCCCACTGCGCCGCCGCCGCCGAAGAAGGCGCCGGCCGAGGACTTGAGCGGATTGTACTGA
- a CDS encoding bactofilin family protein, translating to MFTKSKSYDSGSNGLGIPPAPEPTTPTPTAASTPSLPVTTPAPRAPEPARPAARSSNLSTLSAGVKYEGNISGAGELQVDGSLKGDVRVSRVVIGEGGSVEGTVHADVLDVRGRVSGAIVAKQVKLHATARVEGDITQEQLAIDQGAWFQGRCNQAKRDTPGAAMLEAPAPKADRADKADKSAA from the coding sequence ATGTTCACCAAGAGCAAATCCTACGACAGCGGATCGAACGGCCTGGGCATCCCCCCGGCGCCCGAACCGACCACGCCCACGCCGACGGCTGCGAGCACGCCGTCCCTGCCGGTCACAACGCCTGCGCCGCGCGCGCCTGAACCGGCCCGTCCGGCAGCCCGGTCCAGCAATCTGTCGACCCTGTCGGCCGGCGTGAAATACGAAGGCAACATCTCCGGCGCCGGCGAGCTTCAGGTCGACGGCTCGCTGAAGGGCGACGTCCGCGTCTCGCGCGTCGTGATCGGCGAAGGCGGCTCGGTCGAGGGCACGGTCCATGCCGACGTCCTTGACGTGCGCGGTCGCGTCTCGGGCGCCATCGTCGCCAAACAGGTCAAGCTGCACGCCACCGCCCGCGTCGAGGGCGACATCACGCAAGAGCAACTCGCCATCGACCAGGGCGCCTGGTTCCAGGGCCGCTGCAACCAGGCCAAGCGCGACACCCCCGGCGCCGCCATGCTGGAAGCCCCCGCGCCGAAGGCTGATAGAGCTGATAAGGCGGACAAGAGCGCCGCCTGA
- a CDS encoding response regulator — protein MFPVRLATIAAIVALTFWVMGWGWAAAFGLFQFGLYVPLWQAVQTALARPDAPAAARRFRRSAEIVTLCLASHNAVFILAAWQAQPQHLDYLRLLLAGNLMVGAHQVHVSRASFVAAVLPPSIAAMVIASYQVGSDPRLLGAVALFVVGVIAAAWRQWRSDRESIELMSALSERSRELRAALAEAEVNRSAAERANKAKSRFLAMISHEVRTPLNVILGLTEVLRGRPRPAAETTIVTDMADAGGMLLRLLNGALDISKIESGQAELQLAPVDLAGRLDAIARIWRSRVEELGLTLEIERQGSPEHFVVMTDEARVEQVLINYLSNALKLTPHGAIRILARALPASDGRIDLDFEVHDQGPGVPGDQRERIFEPFEQLAAGRAAGGTGLGLALCRASVEALGGALGVRSARPGGAVFWFRFTADCATPAIDSSHAAPALNLPDRRPRILAAEDHPANRKLLTLLLEQFGVQLTLVENGREAVAAVRDQTFDLVLMDVMMPVMDGVEALVAIRADEAASGGRRTPIHMLTANVFDDDVARYRAAGADGVLRKPIEIAALQSVIMGALLADA, from the coding sequence ATGTTCCCTGTGCGGCTGGCGACGATCGCCGCTATCGTGGCCTTGACGTTCTGGGTCATGGGATGGGGATGGGCAGCGGCTTTCGGCCTGTTTCAGTTCGGCCTCTATGTTCCTTTGTGGCAGGCCGTTCAGACAGCGCTGGCACGGCCTGATGCACCCGCCGCAGCGCGTAGGTTCCGCCGGTCTGCCGAGATCGTCACCCTTTGTCTTGCCAGCCATAACGCCGTGTTCATTCTGGCCGCCTGGCAGGCTCAGCCTCAACACCTCGACTATCTCCGCCTGCTCCTGGCCGGCAATCTGATGGTCGGCGCCCATCAGGTGCACGTAAGCCGCGCAAGCTTTGTCGCTGCCGTTCTGCCGCCATCCATCGCCGCGATGGTGATCGCCTCGTACCAGGTCGGTTCGGATCCTCGCCTTCTAGGCGCAGTGGCGCTGTTCGTCGTCGGCGTCATTGCGGCGGCCTGGCGTCAATGGCGCAGCGACCGCGAGAGCATTGAGCTGATGAGCGCATTGTCGGAGCGTTCGCGCGAGCTGCGGGCCGCCCTGGCCGAGGCCGAGGTGAACCGCTCCGCCGCCGAACGCGCGAACAAGGCCAAATCCCGCTTCCTTGCGATGATCAGCCACGAGGTCCGCACCCCGCTGAACGTCATCCTGGGCCTGACCGAGGTGCTGCGTGGTCGTCCACGTCCAGCGGCGGAAACCACCATCGTCACAGATATGGCGGACGCAGGGGGCATGTTGCTGCGGCTGTTGAACGGGGCTTTGGACATCTCCAAGATTGAGTCCGGACAGGCCGAGCTCCAACTCGCCCCGGTCGATCTCGCCGGACGGCTCGACGCCATCGCCCGTATCTGGCGCTCCCGCGTGGAGGAACTGGGCCTGACGCTGGAGATCGAACGGCAGGGCTCGCCCGAGCATTTTGTCGTCATGACCGACGAGGCCCGGGTGGAACAGGTGCTGATCAACTATCTGTCCAACGCCCTGAAGCTGACGCCACATGGCGCCATCCGCATTTTGGCCCGCGCACTCCCCGCCTCAGATGGGCGCATCGACCTGGATTTCGAGGTCCACGACCAGGGACCAGGCGTGCCGGGGGATCAACGCGAACGCATTTTCGAGCCCTTCGAACAACTCGCCGCCGGACGTGCGGCAGGCGGAACAGGTCTGGGGTTGGCCCTGTGTCGCGCCAGCGTCGAAGCGCTGGGCGGGGCTCTTGGCGTTCGGTCCGCGCGGCCGGGGGGGGCTGTCTTCTGGTTCCGTTTCACCGCCGACTGCGCGACACCTGCAATCGATTCCTCGCACGCTGCACCCGCGCTGAACCTGCCTGATCGGCGGCCTCGGATCCTCGCCGCCGAGGATCATCCCGCCAATCGCAAGCTTCTGACGCTACTGCTGGAACAATTTGGCGTCCAATTGACGCTTGTCGAGAATGGAAGAGAGGCGGTCGCCGCCGTGCGGGATCAAACCTTTGACCTCGTGCTGATGGATGTGATGATGCCCGTGATGGACGGCGTGGAAGCCTTGGTCGCTATCCGCGCCGATGAAGCCGCATCCGGCGGCCGTCGCACCCCGATACACATGTTGACGGCCAATGTGTTCGACGATGACGTTGCACGCTACAGGGCGGCCGGCGCCGATGGGGTGTTGAGAAAGCCCATCGAGATCGCCGCACTTCAGAGCGTCATCATGGGCGCCCTTTTGGCGGACGCCTAG
- a CDS encoding DOMON-like domain-containing protein → MRLPLIPHPTSNSAGLTLEVEARRAGRVLSLEYVLAGPVEGVWRPEATARVRTDGLWRATCFEAFVRTAGGYVEYNLSPSGAWAAYRFDGYREGMRELEMPAPFIVTRSAPGQFVLTADVTLPEDAAGAAGLAAVIRGVDGAIGYWAMVHPSDKPDFHHPDSFALDLT, encoded by the coding sequence ATGCGTCTGCCCCTGATCCCGCACCCGACATCCAACTCTGCGGGACTGACGCTGGAGGTCGAGGCGCGGCGAGCCGGGCGGGTGCTGAGCCTGGAGTATGTGCTGGCCGGACCAGTGGAGGGGGTGTGGCGGCCGGAGGCGACGGCGCGGGTGCGGACGGACGGGCTGTGGCGGGCGACCTGTTTCGAGGCCTTCGTGCGGACGGCGGGCGGCTATGTCGAATACAATCTGTCGCCGTCGGGGGCGTGGGCGGCCTATCGGTTCGACGGCTATCGCGAGGGGATGCGGGAGCTGGAGATGCCTGCGCCCTTCATCGTGACGCGGTCGGCGCCCGGACAATTCGTGCTGACGGCAGACGTGACCTTGCCGGAAGATGCGGCCGGGGCGGCGGGGTTGGCGGCGGTGATCCGGGGCGTGGACGGGGCGATCGGCTATTGGGCGATGGTGCATCCTTCGGATAAGCCGGACTTTCATCATCCCGACTCGTTCGCGCTGGACCTGACATGA
- the cobS gene encoding cobaltochelatase subunit CobS, whose translation MTSPLDASPDPLLTLEPHRRVTLREAFGVDSDMTVPAFDERDSHVPEIDEAYRFDPQTTIAICAGFAFDRRVMVQGYHGTGKSTHIEQVAARLNWPLVRVNLDSHVSRIDLIGKDAIVLKDGKQITEFREGILPWSLQRPIALVFDEYDAGRPDVMFVIQRVLEAQGRLTLLDQNRVIRPNRYFRLFATTNTIGLGDTTGLYHGAQQINQAQLDRWNIVTTLNYLDHDVEAEIVAAKVPEWKDAEGRRRIAAMVRVADMTRNAFMNGDISTVMSPRTVITWAQNAQIFNDDLGLSFRLTFLNKCDELERPTIAEFYQRAFGEDLPEAATRVKVG comes from the coding sequence ATGACCTCCCCGCTCGACGCCTCCCCCGATCCCCTGCTGACGCTCGAACCGCATCGCCGCGTGACCCTGCGCGAAGCCTTCGGCGTGGACAGCGACATGACCGTGCCCGCCTTCGACGAGCGCGACAGCCATGTGCCCGAGATCGACGAGGCCTATCGCTTCGATCCCCAGACGACGATCGCCATCTGCGCCGGCTTCGCCTTCGACCGCCGCGTCATGGTCCAGGGCTATCACGGCACCGGCAAGTCGACCCACATCGAACAGGTCGCCGCCCGCCTGAACTGGCCGCTGGTGCGCGTGAACCTGGACAGCCACGTCAGCCGGATCGACCTGATCGGCAAGGACGCCATCGTCCTGAAGGACGGCAAGCAGATCACCGAGTTCCGCGAAGGCATCCTGCCCTGGTCGCTGCAACGCCCCATCGCCCTGGTCTTCGACGAATATGACGCCGGTCGGCCCGACGTGATGTTCGTGATCCAGCGCGTGCTGGAGGCCCAGGGTCGCCTGACCCTGCTGGACCAGAACCGCGTCATCCGCCCGAACCGCTATTTCCGCCTGTTCGCCACGACCAACACCATCGGCCTGGGCGACACCACGGGCCTGTATCACGGCGCGCAGCAGATCAATCAGGCCCAGCTGGACCGCTGGAACATCGTCACCACGCTCAACTATCTCGATCACGACGTAGAGGCCGAGATCGTCGCCGCCAAGGTGCCCGAGTGGAAGGACGCCGAGGGCCGCCGCCGGATCGCCGCCATGGTCCGCGTCGCCGACATGACCAGGAATGCCTTCATGAACGGCGATATCTCGACCGTCATGTCGCCCCGCACGGTCATCACCTGGGCCCAGAACGCCCAGATCTTCAACGACGACCTGGGCCTCAGCTTCCGCCTGACCTTCCTGAACAAGTGCGACGAGCTGGAACGCCCGACCATCGCCGAGTTCTACCAGCGCGCCTTCGGCGAGGACCTGCCCGAGGCCGCGACGCGAGTGAAGGTGGGCTGA
- the prfB gene encoding peptide chain release factor 2 (programmed frameshift): MRPDVEAMKADIEQSVALLRRRLDWDVALRKLDELNARVEDPTLWDKPDEAQAVSRERSQLEGKINTVKAMEQDLEDGVMLAEMADEEGDEGALEDARASLRGIKERAARAELEALLSGEADGNDAYLEVNSGAGGTESNDWAGMLLRMYSRWAKAHGYEVTIEAHEEGEQAGVKSATILIEGPNAYGWLKSESGVHRLVRISPYDAAAKRHTSFASIGVSPVVDDAIEIDINPSDVRTDTYRASGAGGQHINKTDSAVRLTHTPTNTVVACQAGRSQHQNREMAWKMLRARLYELELQKREAAAQALADAKTDIGWGHQIRSYVLQPYQMVKDLRTEVETSDTQGVLDGDLDAFMGAALAQRVGETRGSSVD, translated from the exons ATGAGACCGGATGTCGAGGCCATGAAGGCCGACATCGAGCAGAGCGTCGCTCTGCTCAGGAGGCGTCTT GACTGGGATGTCGCTCTAAGAAAGCTCGATGAGCTGAATGCGCGGGTCGAGGATCCGACGCTGTGGGACAAGCCCGACGAGGCCCAGGCCGTCAGCCGCGAACGCTCGCAGCTGGAAGGCAAGATCAACACCGTCAAGGCGATGGAGCAGGACCTCGAAGACGGGGTGATGCTGGCCGAGATGGCGGACGAGGAAGGCGACGAGGGCGCGCTGGAAGACGCTCGCGCGTCGCTGCGCGGCATCAAGGAACGCGCCGCCCGCGCCGAGCTGGAAGCCCTGCTGTCCGGCGAGGCCGACGGCAATGACGCCTATCTGGAAGTGAATTCCGGCGCCGGCGGCACCGAATCGAACGACTGGGCCGGCATGCTGCTGCGCATGTATTCGCGCTGGGCCAAGGCGCACGGCTACGAGGTCACGATCGAAGCGCACGAAGAGGGAGAACAGGCGGGGGTCAAATCGGCCACCATCCTGATCGAAGGGCCCAACGCCTATGGCTGGCTGAAATCGGAATCGGGCGTGCACCGCCTGGTCCGCATCAGCCCTTATGATGCGGCGGCCAAGCGCCACACCAGCTTCGCCTCCATCGGGGTGTCGCCGGTCGTGGACGACGCGATCGAGATCGACATCAACCCCTCGGACGTGCGCACCGACACCTACCGCGCCTCAGGCGCGGGCGGTCAGCACATCAACAAGACCGACTCGGCCGTGCGCCTGACGCACACCCCAACCAACACCGTCGTGGCCTGCCAGGCCGGCCGGTCGCAGCACCAGAACCGCGAGATGGCGTGGAAGATGCTGCGCGCGCGCCTGTACGAGCTGGAACTGCAAAAGCGGGAGGCGGCGGCTCAGGCGCTGGCCGACGCCAAGACCGACATCGGGTGGGGCCACCAGATCCGCTCCTATGTCCTGCAGCCCTATCAGATGGTGAAGGACCTGCGGACCGAGGTTGAGACCTCGGACACCCAGGGGGTGCTGGACGGCGACCTGGACGCCTTCATGGGCGCGGCCCTGGCCCAGCGGGTCGGCGAGACCCGCGGATCGAGCGTGGACTAG
- the tyrS gene encoding tyrosine--tRNA ligase: MTEHAFKSDFLRTLQARGYIHQITHPVELDEAAAAGVVPGYIGFDATAPSLHVGSLIQIMMLRRLQQAGGKPIVLMGGGTTKVGDPTGKDTSRPQLTEETIQSNIDTIKTVFAKFLTFGDGPTDAVMVNNDDWLSGYGYIQFLRDFGTHFTVNRMLAFDSVKLRLEREQPMTFLEFNYMLMQSVDFLELNRSHKVTLQMGGSDQWGNITSGVDLVRRVDQKAAFGLTTPLLTTASGGKMGKTAQGAIWLNAEQLRPYDYWQFWRNAEDADVGRFMRLFTDLSLEQIAEYEALEGAAINDAKKALADAATTLLHGADEAAKARAAAESNFEKGQLSADLPTVELPSAEVYGAMIAAVVTKAGLTASNGEARRLAQGGGLRLNDAAVSDGAQLLTEADLKDGVIKLAAGKKKIVLVRPV, encoded by the coding sequence ATGACCGAACACGCCTTCAAATCCGATTTCCTGCGCACGCTTCAGGCGCGCGGCTACATCCATCAGATCACCCACCCCGTCGAATTGGACGAGGCGGCCGCTGCGGGCGTGGTGCCGGGCTATATCGGCTTCGACGCCACTGCGCCGTCACTGCACGTCGGCAGCCTGATCCAGATCATGATGTTGCGCCGGCTTCAGCAAGCGGGCGGCAAGCCCATCGTCCTGATGGGTGGCGGCACGACCAAGGTCGGCGACCCCACCGGCAAGGATACGTCGCGTCCGCAACTGACCGAAGAGACGATCCAGTCCAACATCGACACCATCAAGACGGTCTTCGCCAAGTTCCTGACGTTCGGCGACGGACCGACCGATGCGGTCATGGTCAACAATGACGACTGGCTGTCCGGCTACGGTTACATCCAGTTCCTGAGGGATTTCGGCACACACTTTACCGTCAACCGGATGCTGGCCTTCGACTCGGTCAAGCTGCGTCTGGAGCGTGAGCAGCCCATGACCTTCCTTGAGTTCAACTACATGCTGATGCAGTCGGTGGACTTCCTGGAGCTCAACCGCAGCCACAAGGTCACCCTGCAAATGGGCGGCTCGGACCAGTGGGGCAACATCACTTCGGGCGTGGATCTGGTGCGCCGCGTGGATCAGAAGGCCGCCTTCGGCCTGACCACGCCACTGCTGACCACGGCATCCGGCGGCAAGATGGGCAAGACCGCTCAGGGCGCCATCTGGCTGAACGCCGAACAACTCCGCCCCTACGACTACTGGCAGTTCTGGCGTAACGCCGAGGACGCCGACGTCGGCCGCTTCATGCGCCTGTTCACGGACCTGAGCCTGGAACAGATCGCGGAATACGAAGCCCTGGAAGGCGCGGCCATCAACGACGCCAAGAAGGCCCTCGCCGACGCCGCGACCACGCTCCTGCATGGCGCGGACGAGGCCGCAAAGGCGCGCGCCGCCGCCGAAAGCAACTTCGAGAAGGGCCAGTTGTCCGCCGACCTGCCGACCGTCGAACTGCCGTCGGCCGAGGTTTACGGGGCCATGATCGCCGCCGTCGTGACGAAGGCCGGCCTGACGGCCTCCAACGGCGAGGCCCGTCGCCTGGCCCAGGGCGGCGGCCTGCGCCTCAACGACGCCGCAGTGTCCGACGGCGCTCAACTGCTGACCGAAGCCGACCTCAAGGACGGCGTCATCAAACTGGCAGCCGGCAAGAAAAAGATCGTTCTGGTGAGGCCCGTCTAA
- a CDS encoding GIY-YIG nuclease family protein, producing the protein MAFFTYIVASRRNGTLYTGSTDDLIQRVAQHKNKTFAGFTAKYDVDLLVWFEVHETREAAFRRERQIKKWNRDWKLQMIEKENPNWLDLYDDFRLGGLKDAKDWVPAFAGMSGMSETPNDQ; encoded by the coding sequence ATGGCGTTCTTCACCTACATCGTCGCAAGCCGCCGGAACGGAACGCTCTACACAGGCTCTACCGATGACCTGATCCAGCGTGTGGCCCAACACAAGAACAAGACGTTCGCCGGCTTTACCGCCAAGTATGACGTTGATCTGCTGGTTTGGTTCGAGGTTCACGAAACGCGTGAGGCCGCATTCCGCCGGGAAAGGCAGATCAAGAAATGGAATCGAGACTGGAAGCTTCAAATGATCGAAAAGGAAAATCCGAACTGGCTCGATCTGTATGATGACTTTCGCCTTGGCGGCCTGAAGGACGCCAAGGACTGGGTCCCCGCCTTCGCGGGGATGAGCGGAATGAGTGAGACACCCAATGATCAATGA
- a CDS encoding peroxiredoxin — protein MINEGQPAPALDLPTDGGGRVTLAALTGKPAVVYFYPKDDTTGCTREAQDFTALAPDFAALGVRVIGVSKDTVKKHDRFKAKYDLAVTLASDEDGAACEAWGVWVQKKLYGREYMGIERATFLIDAEGRVAKAWRNVKVADHAAAVLEAARAL, from the coding sequence ATGATCAATGAAGGTCAGCCCGCGCCCGCCCTCGACCTGCCCACGGACGGCGGCGGCCGCGTCACCCTCGCCGCCCTGACAGGCAAGCCCGCCGTCGTCTATTTCTACCCCAAGGACGACACGACCGGCTGCACGCGCGAGGCCCAGGACTTCACCGCCCTGGCTCCCGACTTCGCCGCTCTGGGCGTGCGTGTCATCGGTGTGTCGAAGGACACGGTGAAGAAGCACGACAGGTTCAAGGCCAAATACGACCTCGCCGTCACCCTGGCCTCCGACGAGGACGGCGCCGCCTGCGAGGCCTGGGGTGTCTGGGTGCAGAAAAAGCTCTATGGCCGCGAATATATGGGCATCGAGCGGGCCACCTTCCTGATCGACGCCGAGGGCCGCGTCGCCAAGGCCTGGCGCAATGTGAAGGTCGCCGACCACGCCGCCGCCGTGCTGGAGGCCGCCAGGGCCCTGTGA